The region TTGTTAGAGATGAACATCGGAGTGGCGTTTGGAAGTCGGGAGGTAGGAGCGGTTCGTTAGAAATGAAGAGCGAATTCAATGTATCAATATACTCAGATGAAGAAGACAGATATCTCGATTTATCCGTGCAATTGGAACTTTTGATGCAAAGCTGAATCTCTACTATATAAGGAGTGTGCTCAGAGAGCAATTTCGCAAAAACCGAATCGTGTCCGAGTATCCAGGGTCATACCACCCTTGACTTGGACAAAATAGCACTTGTACTGTTCCGGTTGTCTCACCGCATCCCGTTTCCACTTGTCCGCAAGAGGCCGATGTAATCCGCTACTCTTTCTCAGCAAACACCCGCATCAACACGGGTAGAATATTGCGCGGCCTCATCCTCAGCACCGCTGCAATCGCCTGCCTCAAATCCGTCACTGTCGCGACATCTTCCTCAAGCTCGGCGCCTGGGTTATGCGACTGTCCCTGACTCTTATCCGCCTTGACCTTGGGTGTAAACGGAACTTTCAAGGCGTCGAGTATCTCATTCCCACCCGCTGTCTCCATGACATGTCCGTCGGGACCACTGCCCTGCGCATCGGCGCCACGTGCATCGCCATCCCTCCTGCCGGGAACAACACACCCAACAAAGCCGGCAACCCTCTTCTCAAACTCGTTCTCACCCAGCTTCGACAGCACGTACTCCAACTCGAGCTCCCATTCCTTGTTCAGGAACTTCATCCGGCTCTTCAGAATCTTCTTCTGCGAGCCGCCAAAGGCAGTGAAGATATCCCAATTGCTGTTCTTCCACTTTGCGACGAACGCCTCGCGCGCTGTGAAGCTTGTCGAGGGCGCATTATGGTATTCGAGTACAGCAGCGAGGTAGCTGATGATGAAACGGTAAGCGGACGGTGAGAGTATGGCGCCTGATTTTGACGTTGTGCTGCTGGTTCTACCATCAATTTCATCTTGGGCGAGTAAGGCGATGAAGATGGCGAGGTTCCAGCGCGTGGTGTCATGGTAGCGGACCCATTGTCTACGCTCGTCTATCCGGTAGTACCAGATCGCCCGCGTTACGTCAATGTGCTGCTTCTCGCTGTCTTTGATTGGTTGTCCATAGTACGTGTCCATGGCAGCACGGTGGCGCAGAAAGAAGGCGAGCTGGATGTCGAGGGGTGTGTGGGGGAGGTGAAGCGCGCGCGGGGACTGCGTTAGGATTGATGACAGAGTGATTGCGGGGAGGTGATATGGCGGTACAGCTGCGAGCTTGGCTGTGAGGAGGGCTTGGAGATGGGCTTCAGAGGCAGCATCGCTGTTACCAGGGTGGTCATGCTGGTGTAGGTTTAGGTCTGGGGTGACAGTGCTTGTATTGCATGCCATTGTGGTGTCTTGGGAAGCTCAATTCATGAGAGAGAGAAGATTGAAGTgagagggagagggaggGAGGCAAACTGATTGTTTTAAGTAGATGGAGCTTGAGCGTATTCGCAAGCGACGCATTTGTTGCCTGTTTGCTAACGCTCCACGCTAGTGACGCCTCTCTCACCACCACAACAATGGCACTGTGACTGAAGCATATTACACCTGTACTTGAACTTAACATTACTTGAGTTTCTTGAGATATTGAATGCAATTGATACATTAAAATACTATCTGAGGGATACTAGCTACAAGACAAGTCTCACCTCCTTCTACAATTATGCGATTAATAACATCAGCGCAGATTTGATCACCAAACGTAGAACTCTCTCTTAGTGTTGATTAAGCGACACACCCCTGCTGTATCTTACAGGTAAAGGAGTTGTAGGATAGCTAGGAGTAGAATAATACCGAGTAACTCTCTTAGTCAGTACTACAAGTCAATCATAGACGAATCTTCTTTTTTCATACTTGCGAGACTTTGTGAGGACTACTACAGTGCGTCTTATAATGTTGTTGCGCTGTTCCTATACAGCTGTGTAGCCTACACGCAAGTGTAAAGAAGCTATAACCTGACATCTTACCTACATAAAAGAAGTTGACATGGCTTGAAACTCTGTATGCATCAGGTATAGATGGAGCCTTGTATGCTCCATGTAGGGTCTTTAAGCTAAGGTATGCAGCACTGAATTACCTTTGTATACATATCtatacatacatacatacgCTCTTACACACTTATATACACGTGTGTGTATATACACTACTACGACAGAGGGAGGTCAGAGGGAGATATAGATGCAGAGGGAAGCATGTGTTAAAAATATAATTGTTATCAACGTTGAGCAGTGACACCTTGTAACTGCCAGACTTGTAAAACAGTGCAATGCGAAGAGTAAAAAATAGGGGTATCTAACGAACGTCCACCGCAAACCAGGAAACTAGACAGCAATGAAGCGAAACGAAGCAAAAAAAAGGGAGCTGTCTGTCTAAACCACAACCACCTCCTCTGTCGGGCTGTGTGGTGAAGAGAAGCGAAGCAAAAACGCATGCGTGTGCGTGTAAAAAAACCGGGTCATCTACGACCGCAGAAACCCCCCTACAACAAGCCCTCCAACTCCGCCTTCCACTCCTGTATCCCTACCCGTTTTCCCGCATCCTTAACTAGCACCTTGCCAAACCAGGCGCCCAAATCCCTACCCAGCATCTTGCTCAACCCCCTAAGACGTTTGATATTCTCCATGCCTTGATCGTCATAGCCCATGCACTGCAGTGGCTGACCGGCCTTGATCATCTCCCGCTGCTGGTACTTATTCCCCCTGAAAGCGTCATAAGGCGACGAGCCCAAGATGAGGAAGAGCAGAGTGATGGCCAGGGACCAGAGGTCTGAGGAAGGCGAAGGTGAGGAAGATGTCATGGTGGTGAGGAGACAGGGGTCTAGGTAATCCCACGTTCCTGCGCCGAAGGGGCCTGAGGTTTGTGATGTGATTGTGGCGTCGTTGTCAGGAAGAGAGAGGATGGTGGAGGAGAAGTCTGTGTAGACTGGCTTTGGGATGATGCCGTTTGAGCCGAGAAAGTTGGTCGAGACGAGGATGTTGGAGGGTTTGATGTCGGCGTGGGTGCAGAAGTGTTCTTGCATCCACTGCAGCGAGGTGATGAGGGAGTGGGCGATGCTGGGGAAGACGGCGGCGAGTTTGGTGGCCCGTGAGGCTGGGTCAAGGGTGTTGAGGTGCTTTTGGATCCAGCCTTCCAGCGTGTCGTCCATGGCTTGCAGGAGGAGTGAGCCGTTGCGTGGGTCGAGGCCGTAGAAGGGGACGATGTGGTCGGTGGCGTTGGGGTACCGGGATAGGTACGAGAGGATGCGTGCTTCCGCCTCGAGAACCTTCTTTGCGCTTGTCATAGCTGGCTTCTTGACGGCGTAGAGGGAGGGCGTTGTGGGTACCAGGTTGAGGGCCATAGCCGATTCGACCGTCTTTACTGGTGTCAGGGGAGGCGTCATCTCAGGGCTATAGGGCGTCGGTGATGAAGACTGCTCGGTCGGCTTGGGTGAGCACGGCGTCGCTAGGTAGACGTCACTCCATGCACCCTCGCCAATCTTCTTCATTCGACCGCGCTCATCTGTGCGGATCTCGTAGTCTGTCAAGTGGTGTGGAAAGATGATGAGCTCAGTGCTTCCAGCACGTGGTGATTCATCCAGTGACAGGCGGGGCCGGTTAATCGAAGATACCGAATCCCCACGTCGTAGAGTAGATAGTGAGTTCAACAAGTCCGAAGACCCAGATGCGGACTTTGCATGTGATATGCTGGGTGTAAGCGGGGGCGTAATCGTGCCGCTATCGTGCATGCTTTGAAGATGCTGTGCACCCATGGTCAAGGCGCGGTGTCTTGTTGGGGATGCTGGTGGCGTATATCGAGTCCGGGCTGTTTGTCTTCTTCTGTGACCAACAGAGCAATCTCCCTCTCCTGATGTGTTATGCGTTTGTAGCTGAAGTTGCGGAAGTTGTCTCTTCTCCGCTGGGTGTGTTGCTGTCGACTCCGAAGTGGGCTCTTCCCCTGAAGCAGGGAAAGTAAAGTTCAAAAATATTGCCATGATAGGATCGATACGAATGCGTTGATAGTGTTGGAGTTTAACAAGAAACACTGTGGAGTTACAGCGTGCGTAGTGCACGGAAGTCCGCTGTCTAGACCTTTAAAGCACAATGCGGGGAAAGTTAAGACGAATGCTAAGTACAGATGCGAAACACTTCAAGTTTCTCGAAGAGGCAAAAACCAAAATTAAGAAGGAAAAAAGAAA is a window of Pyrenophora tritici-repentis strain M4 chromosome 2, whole genome shotgun sequence DNA encoding:
- a CDS encoding SPS1, Serine-threonine protein kinase, with amino-acid sequence MGAQHLQSMHDSGTITPPLTPSISHAKSASGSSDLLNSLSTLRRGDSVSSINRPRLSLDESPRAGSTELIIFPHHLTDYEIRTDERGRMKKIGEGAWSDVYLATPCSPKPTEQSSSPTPYSPEMTPPLTPVKTVESAMALNLVPTTPSLYAVKKPAMTSAKKVLEAEARILSYLSRYPNATDHIVPFYGLDPRNGSLLLQAMDDTLEGWIQKHLNTLDPASRATKLAAVFPSIAHSLITSLQWMQEHFCTHADIKPSNILVSTNFLGSNGIIPKPVYTDFSSTILSLPDNDATITSQTSGPFGAGTWDYLDPCLLTTMTSSSPSPSSDLWSLAITLLFLILGSSPYDAFRGNKYQQREMIKAGQPLQCMGYDDQGMENIKRLRGLSKMLGRDLGAWFGKVLVKDAGKRVGIQEWKAELEGLL